One genomic window of Diospyros lotus cultivar Yz01 chromosome 8, ASM1463336v1, whole genome shotgun sequence includes the following:
- the LOC127808075 gene encoding uncharacterized protein LOC127808075 isoform X2, producing MAQETPSQTQTPTEADHAAAGVTTTSATGDLTDAPPPNPTPAAKIPSRPRKLRKLSNDDSDGKSPQTDGAVEVSKSSATAKSAKNKIVPHQPKPVMRILARSLSCEGELDIAIRHLRNADPLLIPLIEIYHRPTFDSFLPPFLALTKSILYQQLAYKAGTSIYTRFISLCGGEPGVIPDVVLALTPQQLRQIGVSARKASYLHDLARKPDVLPINDLGIRKGVQFLYGLEELPRPSQMELLCEKWRPYRSVASWYMWRLAETKGAPCSTGAVAAAGTSLQLQYHEQQHHQIQQQQQQQQQQQQFLDPINGILNLGACGWGQ from the exons ATGGCCCAAGAAACCCCAAGCCAAACTCAAACCCCAACGGAGGCCGACCACGCCGCCGCCGGAGTGACTACCACCAGCGCCACCGGCGACCTAACCGATGCTCCTCCTCCAAATCCTACTCCCGCCGCTAAAATACCTTCCCGTCCTCGGAAGCTCCGGAAGCTTTCAAACGATGACTCCGATGGCAAATCGCCTCAAACCGACGGTGCCGTAGAAGTCTCTAAATCAAGTGCCACCGCCAAATCCGCGAAGAACAAGATTGTGCCTCATCAGCCTAAACCGGTGATGAGAATCCTCGCGAGATCGCTATCCTGCGAAGGCGAACTCGATATCGCGATCCGACACCTTCGGAACGCCGATCCACTGCTCATTCCGTTGATCGAAATCTATCACCGTCCGACATTCGACTCTTTCCTGCCCCCGTTCCTTGCCCTAACCAAGAGCATTCTCTACCAGCAACTCGCGTATAAGGCGGGGACTTCGATCTACACTCGCTTCATCTCGCTATGCGGCGGCGAGCCTGGCGTTATCCCCGACGTTGTTCTTGCCCTAACCCCTCAGCAACTCCGGCAAATTGGCGTTTCGGCTCGGAAAGCTAGTTACCTTCACGATCTTGCGAGGAA ACCGGACGTTCTTCCGATAAACGACCTTGGTATTCGGAAAGGAGTTCAGTTTCTTTACGGCCTTGAAGAGTTGCCTCGGCCATCGCAGATGGAGCTTCTGTGTGAGAAGTGGAGGCCGTACCGGTCGGTTGCTTCATGGTACATGTGGAGACTTGCTGAAACAAAGGGGGCGCCTTGCAGTACCGGGGCGGTGGCTGCTGCCGGAACGAGTTTGCAGTTACAATATCATGAGCAGCAGCACCACCAGATCCAacaacagcaacagcaacagcagcagcagcagcagtttTTGGATCCTATCAATGGCATTCTCAACCTAGG GGCCTGTGGATGGGGACAATGA
- the LOC127808075 gene encoding DNA-3-methyladenine glycosylase-like isoform X1 has protein sequence MAQETPSQTQTPTEADHAAAGVTTTSATGDLTDAPPPNPTPAAKIPSRPRKLRKLSNDDSDGKSPQTDGAVEVSKSSATAKSAKNKIVPHQPKPVMRILARSLSCEGELDIAIRHLRNADPLLIPLIEIYHRPTFDSFLPPFLALTKSILYQQLAYKAGTSIYTRFISLCGGEPGVIPDVVLALTPQQLRQIGVSARKASYLHDLARKYQNGILSDSSIVEMDDKSLFTMLTMVNGIGSWSVHMFMIFSLHRPDVLPINDLGIRKGVQFLYGLEELPRPSQMELLCEKWRPYRSVASWYMWRLAETKGAPCSTGAVAAAGTSLQLQYHEQQHHQIQQQQQQQQQQQQFLDPINGILNLGACGWGQ, from the exons ATGGCCCAAGAAACCCCAAGCCAAACTCAAACCCCAACGGAGGCCGACCACGCCGCCGCCGGAGTGACTACCACCAGCGCCACCGGCGACCTAACCGATGCTCCTCCTCCAAATCCTACTCCCGCCGCTAAAATACCTTCCCGTCCTCGGAAGCTCCGGAAGCTTTCAAACGATGACTCCGATGGCAAATCGCCTCAAACCGACGGTGCCGTAGAAGTCTCTAAATCAAGTGCCACCGCCAAATCCGCGAAGAACAAGATTGTGCCTCATCAGCCTAAACCGGTGATGAGAATCCTCGCGAGATCGCTATCCTGCGAAGGCGAACTCGATATCGCGATCCGACACCTTCGGAACGCCGATCCACTGCTCATTCCGTTGATCGAAATCTATCACCGTCCGACATTCGACTCTTTCCTGCCCCCGTTCCTTGCCCTAACCAAGAGCATTCTCTACCAGCAACTCGCGTATAAGGCGGGGACTTCGATCTACACTCGCTTCATCTCGCTATGCGGCGGCGAGCCTGGCGTTATCCCCGACGTTGTTCTTGCCCTAACCCCTCAGCAACTCCGGCAAATTGGCGTTTCGGCTCGGAAAGCTAGTTACCTTCACGATCTTGCGAGGAAGTACCAGAATGGGATACTGTCTGATTCTTCAATTGTGGAAATGGACGATAAGTCCCTTTTCACAATGCTGACTATGGTTAATGGCATTGGTTCTTGGTCAGTTCACATGTTTATGATTTTTTCGCTTCACAGACCGGACGTTCTTCCGATAAACGACCTTGGTATTCGGAAAGGAGTTCAGTTTCTTTACGGCCTTGAAGAGTTGCCTCGGCCATCGCAGATGGAGCTTCTGTGTGAGAAGTGGAGGCCGTACCGGTCGGTTGCTTCATGGTACATGTGGAGACTTGCTGAAACAAAGGGGGCGCCTTGCAGTACCGGGGCGGTGGCTGCTGCCGGAACGAGTTTGCAGTTACAATATCATGAGCAGCAGCACCACCAGATCCAacaacagcaacagcaacagcagcagcagcagcagtttTTGGATCCTATCAATGGCATTCTCAACCTAGG GGCCTGTGGATGGGGACAATGA
- the LOC127808424 gene encoding uncharacterized protein LOC127808424, whose protein sequence is MMSFENYDPYFPDQPVVDQYLPIWANLPAFKNKPAFIWDEDGVEKGSNLTYWNLNYSAQSISERLLIPLQRGDTVVILCSPGLELVELIFGCQRAGLLAIPIMPPDLAFLGNSHHHFLRILSQAKPRAAIASSSYIKHVQNYVCSSRSGQLFEMLQKPKWLATEDIMNRKVEMGSNFVSYNGCRPDEIYLIQYTSGATGIPKPVLVSAGSAAHNVRAARKAYDLHPNSVIVSWLPQYHDCGLMFLLLTIAAGATCILTSAAAFITRPRLWLELITKYKASCTPVPSFTLPLVVKRGGVSEGDVAVNLWSLNNLILINEPIYKAAVDEFVEVFRTFGLNPSSISPSYGLAESCTFVSTAWRGSRNNGSFPSHNKLLPSARLGSDHNGNDEEEIKILVVNEETHEPVEDGSEGEIWVSSPSNASGYLGHPSLTREIFQARLRNRLSQCFIRTGDRGIVKGEERYLFVTGRSSDTIPVQNGQEAHPHYIETAAYGSCPQFLRPGCLAAFMVNPSGKVALVAELQRRVGETEVLRRICVGIKEAVKKEEIVKVDVGLVVLVKCASVPKTTSGKIQRWLAKDKLLEGKMDVVMQMHFDDDHANGGMTVDSFEGRRKVEDEQRGRVFLSSTKAAAHPSLLSSL, encoded by the coding sequence ATGATGAGCTTCGAGAACTACGATCCTTACTTCCCTGATCAACCAGTGGTTGATCAGTATCTCCCCATATGGGCTAATCTTCCGGCTTTCAAGAACAAGCCAGCCTTCATTTGGGATGAAGATGGTGTGGAAAAAGGTTCAAATCTCACCTATTGGAACCTCAATTACTCAGCACAATCCATTTCTGAGAGGCTTCTGATTCCACTGCAGAGGGGTGACACTGTTGTGATTCTCTGCTCACCAGGGTTGGAGCTTGTGGAGCTCATCTTTGGTTGCCAAAGAGCTGGCCTTTTGGCCATACCCATTATGCCTCCTGACCTGGCTTTCTTGGGCAACAGCCACCACCATTTTCTGAGAATTCTCTCTCAGGCAAAGCCCAGAGCCGCCATAGCCAGCTCTAGTTACATCAAACATGTTCAGAACTATGTTTGTTCTTCTAGGTCAGGGCAGCTGTTTGAGATGTTACAGAAGCCTAAATGGCTGGCTACTGAGGATATTATGAACAGGAAAGTGGAAATGGGGTCAAATTTTGTGTCTTATAACGGCTGCAGACCAGATGAGATTTATCTAATTCAGTACACTTCTGGTGCAACTGGGATACCGAAGCCGGTTCTTGTTTCTGCAGGATCTGCAGCCCACAATGTTAGAGCAGCCAGGAAGGCGTATGATCTTCATCCAAACAGTGTGATTGTCTCTTGGCTTCCTCAGTATCATGACTGTGGACTGATGTTCCTACTGCTGACAATTGCTGCCGGAGCGACCTGCATTCTGACGTCCGCCGCAGCGTTCATAACCCGGCCGAGGCTGTGGCTGGAGCTGATAACCAAATACAAGGCAAGTTGCACCCCAGTTCCATCTTTCACGTTGCCACTTGTGGTGAAGAGAGGCGGGGTAAGTGAGGGCGATGTGGCTGTGAATCTTTGGAGCCTGAACAATTTGATCCTTATCAATGAGCCTATTTACAAGGCAGCAGTTGATGAATTTGTGGAGGTTTTTAGGACTTTTGGGCTGAACCCATCTTCCATCTCTCCATCTTACGGCTTAGCAGAGAGCTGCACTTTTGTTTCCACTGCTTGGAGAGGCAGCCGCAACAATGGCAGCTTCCCAAGTCACAACAAGCTGTTGCCCAGTGCCAGGCTTGGTTCTGATCATAATggaaatgatgaagaagaaatcaagatcCTGGTTGTGAATGAAGAGACACATGAGCCAGTTGAAGATGGGAGTGAGGGGGAGATATGGGTTTCATCTCCAAGCAATGCCTCAGGCTACCTTGGCCACCCTTCATTAACCCGAGAAATTTTTCAAGCAAGACTGAGAAACAGGCTGAGCCAGTGCTTTATCAGAACTGGAGATAGGGGTATTGTCAAGGGAGAAGAGAGATATCTCTTCGTCACCGGCCGATCGTCGGATACAATTCCTGTCCAGAATGGACAAGAAGCACATCCCCATTACATAGAGACTGCAGCTTATGGAAGCTGTCCACAGTTTCTGAGGCCTGGTTGCCTTGCCGCATTCATGGTTAATCCTTCAGGGAAAGTTGCTCTTGTTGCTGAGTTGCAGAGAAGGGTGGGAGAAACTGAGGTTTTGAGGAGGATCTGTGTTGGAATAAAGGAAGCTGTGAAGAAGGAAGAGATTGTAAAGGTTGATGTTGGATTGGTTGTGCTTGTGAAGTGTGCAAGTGTTCCAAAGACCACATCTGGGAAGATACAGAGATGGTTGGCTAAGGATAAGCTTTTAGAGGGGAAAATGGATGTTGTTATGCAAATGCATTTTGATGATGATCATGCTAATGGAGGGATGACAGTTGATTCATTTGAAGGGAGAAGAAAGGTGGAAGATGAACAAAGGggaagggtatttttgtcttctACAAAGGCTGCAGCTCATCCCTCCCTACTTTCATCTCTATAA
- the LOC127808201 gene encoding zinc-finger homeodomain protein 2-like, with the protein MEMKGQEGFLDYNPAFRESLEGEVRNRTSNPDRLTGGGGERIEPKPSGSSLKVAIPAASGGARYKECMKNHAASVGGKVLDGCGEFMPGGDDGTAEALKCAACSCHRSFHRKDSASGAALLHPLHLPPPLPSPQLKISPHMNANYFTSMVPPVKVAFCGGGSDSSSEDLNFNAPPPPPPPFVLSKKRFRTKFTQEQKDRMLEFAEKVGWRIPREEDAEVQRFCAEVGVKRQVFKVWMHNNKTSSSKKQQSQPQE; encoded by the coding sequence ATGGAAATGAAAGGCCAGGAAGGGTTTCTGGATTACAATCCCGCGTTTCGAGAGTCCTTGGAAGGCGAAGTTCGAAACAGAACTTCGAACCCAGATCGGCTGACCGGCGGCGGAGGCGAAAGAATTGAGCCCAAGCCAAGTGGGTCCAGCCTCAAAGTCGCAATCCCGGCGGCTAGCGGCGGCGCTAGATACAAAGAGTGCATGAAGAACCACGCGGCGAGCGTCGGCGGCAAGGTGCTGGACGGCTGCGGCGAGTTCATGCCCGGCGGCGATGACGGCACGGCGGAGGCTCTCAAGTGCGCCGCCTGCAGCTGCCACCGCAGCTTCCACCGCAAGGACTCCGCCTCCGGCGCCGCCTTGCTGCACCCACTCCACCTCCCGCCGCCATTGCCGTCGCCGCAGCTAAAAATCTCGCCGCATATGAACGCCAATTACTTCACCTCCATGGTCCCGCCCGTCAAAGTAGCCTTCTGCGGCGGCGGCAGCGACTCCTCGAGCGAGGATCTGAACTTCAACGCTCCGCCGCCCCCGCCCCCGCCGTTCGTGCTGTCGAAGAAGCGATTCCGGACGAAGTTCACGCAGGAGCAGAAGGACAGAATGCTGGAGTTCGCCGAGAAGGTGGGATGGCGAATTCCGAGGGAAGAGGACGCCGAAGTGCAGCGATTCTGCGCCGAAGTTGGCGTCAAGCGACAGGTTTTCAAGGTTTGGATGCACAACAACAAGACCTCGTCTTCCAAGAAGCAACAAAGCCAGCCGCAAGAATGA
- the LOC127808271 gene encoding protein RADIALIS-like 4, whose amino-acid sequence MASSSITSSRSSGSSWTPKQNKQFEEALAFFDKDTPDRWQNITRAVGGKSVEEVKRHYEILVNDIIQIESDQVPLPNYRTTERNGRGFSNERQ is encoded by the coding sequence ATGGCATCCAGTTCTATTACTTCTTCACGTAGTTCTGGCTCATCTTGGACACCAAAGCAGAACAAGCAATTTGAAGAGGCTTTAGCCTTTTTCGACAAGGACACCCCTGATCGTTGGCAAAATATAACCAGGGCTGTGGGTGGGAAATCAGTGGAGGAAGTGAAGAGGCATTATGAGATCCTTGTGAATGACATAATCCAAATAGAATCTGACCAGGTACCTCTGCCTAATTACAGGACCACAGAGAGGAACGGTAGAGGCTTCAGCAATGAACGACAGTAG
- the LOC127807561 gene encoding uncharacterized protein LOC127807561 isoform X2 — protein MILKHFFSRVAINNISRLNGRIPSPCSYIYRNVSTISTTISPSIHSPNIWDATLLPSPKFPKPHLSFIKYVHSDPTTKLNNLGSDPNLESEEAEEDGTTNEFLSRFVWIMRGKLSEVYHDCDKKTIDNMLLIIVGKVLSEMEKGGLEQMLGMAVATPSQDFSEDLWRTVWEVSNDVLNDMQMAMKKEKMKGFLQSEEVKEMCRFAGEVGIRGEMLRELRFKWAREKMEESEFYQSLEHLCKEEAQDQKEEDETIQKKTETMDEVAVGNDFVVDQEKSKVVSLPRRHGKIKYKIYGLDLSDAKWAEVADKIHETGEILWPQEPKPISGKCKLVTERILSLKEEDDPAPLLAEWVEHLQPNRTDWICLLDRLKEKNVRLHLKVAELVLGEESFQTNIRDYSKLIEAHANENHLEDAERILKKMNEKGILPDAITFTVLVHMYSKAGNLERAKEAFENLRSQGFRADMRVYNHMIMAYVNAGQPKLGESLMREMEARNMKPTREIYMALLRSFSKHGDVGGAQRIATTMQFGGFQPSMESCTLLVEAFGQAGDPDQARSNFDYMIKLGHKPDDRCIASMIAAYEKKNLLDKALNLLLELEKDGHELGVATYSVLVDWMGKLQLIDEAEYLLGRISEQGESPPFNVHISLCDMYSRAGDKKKALKALGVVEARKEQLCQEEFERVINGLIVGGFVQDARRIHEVMETRGFAASEPLKVALMASQVIGRKRQPMRFVLYKFIGRTHKLSLKTSCEN, from the exons ATGATTCTGAAGCACTTCTTTTCTAGAGTGGCAATCAACAATATTTCAAGACTTAATGGAAGAATTCCATCTCCATGCTCTTATATTTACAGAAATGTGTCCACCATTAGTACTACCATTTCACCCTCCATTCATTCACCAAATATTTGGGATGCTACTCTGTTGCCAAGTCCTAAATTTCCAAAACCCCATCTATCTTTCATCAAATATGTCCATTCTGATCCAACTACAAAACTGAATAACTTGGGCAGTGACCCGAATCTTGAGTCtgaagaagcagaggaggaTGGAACCACGAATGAGTTCTTGTCTCGATTTGTGTGGATAATGCGTGGAAAGCTCAGTGAAGTCTACCATGACTGTGATAAGAAGACAATTGATAACATGCTGTTAATCATTGTTGGAAAGGTTCTATCAGAAATGGAGAAGGGTGGCCTCGAGCAAATGCTTGGTATGGCAGTGGCTACCCCATCTCAGGACTTCAGTGAGGATCTCTGGAGGACAGTCTGGGAGGTTAGCAATGATGTCTTAAATGACATGCAGATGGcaatgaagaaggaaaaaatgaaagGGTTTCTTCAATCTGAAGAAGTAAAGGAAATGTGTAGATTTGCAGGTGAAGTGGGTATTCGTGGGGAGATGCTGAGAGAGCTGCGCTTCAAGTGGGCTCGTGAGAAAATGGAGGAGAGTGAATTCTACCAGAGTTTGGAGCATCTTTGCAAGGAAGAAGCCCAGgaccaaaaagaagaagatgaaacaaTTCAGAAGAAAACTGAAACCATGGATGAAGTGGCTGTTGGGAATGATTTTGTTGTGGATCAAGAGAAATCTAAGGTTGTTTCCTTACCAAGGAGACATGggaagataaaatacaagattTACGGTCTTGATCTCTCCGATGCAAAGTGGGCTGAGGTGGCTGATAAAATACACGAGACTGGGGAGATTCTCTGGCCTCAGGAGCCTAAACCAATTTCTGGGAAATGCAAACTGGTTACTGAAAGAATTCTTTCATTAAAGGAGGAGGATGACCCTGCTCCACTGTTGGCTGAATGGGTAGAGCATCTCCAGCCTAACAGGACTGACTGGATTTGTTTGCTTGATagattgaaagaaaagaatgtcCGGCTACACTTAAAG GTTGCAGAGCTTGTTCTTGGAGAAGAATCTTTTCAAACTAACATCCGTGACTACTCAAAGCTCATTGAGGCTCATGCTAACGAGAACCATTTAGAAGATGCTGAAAGGATTCTCAAGAAGATGAATGAAAAAGGCATCCTGCCTGACGCGATCACATTCACTGTATTGGTTCACATGTATAGCAAGGCAGGTAATCTTGAACGAGCAAAAGAGGCATTTGAAAACTTGAGGAGCCAAGGCTTTCGAGCTGACATGAGGGTTTACAACCATATGATAATGGCATATGTCAATGCTGGGCAACCCAAACTGGGTGAGTCGTTGATGAGAGAGATGGAGGCAAGGAATATGAAACCTACAAGGGAGATTTATATGGCATTGCTTCGTTCATTTTCCAAGCATGGTGATGTTGGTGGAGCCCAACGAATTGCAACCACAATGCAGTTTGGGGGGTTCCAGCCTAGTATGGAGTCGTGTACATTGCTTGTCGAAGCATTTGGGCAAGCAGGTGACCCCGATCAGGCAAGAAGCAACTTTGACTACATGATAAAACTTGGTCACAAGCCTGATGATAGGTGCATTGCTAGTATGATTGCAGCTTATGAGAAGAAGAACTTGTTGGACAAGGCATTAAATCTTCTGCTGGAGCTTGAGAAGGACGGACATGAGCTGGGGGTAGCTACTTATAGTGTTCTGGTGGATTGGATGGGAAAACTGCAGCTGATTGATGAAGCCGAGTACCTATTGGGCAGGATTTCCGAGCAAGGGGAGTCTCCTCCATTTAATGTTCACATAAGCCTTTGTGATATGTACTCAAGGGCAGGAGATAAGAAAAAGGCTCTTAAAGCCCTGGGTGTTGTTGAGGCGAGGAAGGAACAGTTGTGCCAAGAGGAGTTTGAAAGGGTTATAAATGGGCTTATAGTTGGTGGATTTGTCCAGGATGCTCGAAGGATACATGAAGTAATGGAGACGCGGGGTTTTGCAGCTTCAGAGCCGCTTAAAGTAGCCTTGATGGCATCCCAAGTCATAGGCCGCAAGAGACAACCAATGAG GTTTGTTTTGTACAAATTCATTGGCAGAACGCACAAGCTGTCTCTTAAAACAAGTTGTGAAAATTAG
- the LOC127807561 gene encoding uncharacterized protein LOC127807561 isoform X1 has product MILKHFFSRVAINNISRLNGRIPSPCSYIYRNVSTISTTISPSIHSPNIWDATLLPSPKFPKPHLSFIKYVHSDPTTKLNNLGSDPNLESEEAEEDGTTNEFLSRFVWIMRGKLSEVYHDCDKKTIDNMLLIIVGKVLSEMEKGGLEQMLGMAVATPSQDFSEDLWRTVWEVSNDVLNDMQMAMKKEKMKGFLQSEEVKEMCRFAGEVGIRGEMLRELRFKWAREKMEESEFYQSLEHLCKEEAQDQKEEDETIQKKTETMDEVAVGNDFVVDQEKSKVVSLPRRHGKIKYKIYGLDLSDAKWAEVADKIHETGEILWPQEPKPISGKCKLVTERILSLKEEDDPAPLLAEWVEHLQPNRTDWICLLDRLKEKNVRLHLKVAELVLGEESFQTNIRDYSKLIEAHANENHLEDAERILKKMNEKGILPDAITFTVLVHMYSKAGNLERAKEAFENLRSQGFRADMRVYNHMIMAYVNAGQPKLGESLMREMEARNMKPTREIYMALLRSFSKHGDVGGAQRIATTMQFGGFQPSMESCTLLVEAFGQAGDPDQARSNFDYMIKLGHKPDDRCIASMIAAYEKKNLLDKALNLLLELEKDGHELGVATYSVLVDWMGKLQLIDEAEYLLGRISEQGESPPFNVHISLCDMYSRAGDKKKALKALGVVEARKEQLCQEEFERVINGLIVGGFVQDARRIHEVMETRGFAASEPLKVALMASQVIGRKRQPMSIQKTTYRHLFGGREYERASKTC; this is encoded by the exons ATGATTCTGAAGCACTTCTTTTCTAGAGTGGCAATCAACAATATTTCAAGACTTAATGGAAGAATTCCATCTCCATGCTCTTATATTTACAGAAATGTGTCCACCATTAGTACTACCATTTCACCCTCCATTCATTCACCAAATATTTGGGATGCTACTCTGTTGCCAAGTCCTAAATTTCCAAAACCCCATCTATCTTTCATCAAATATGTCCATTCTGATCCAACTACAAAACTGAATAACTTGGGCAGTGACCCGAATCTTGAGTCtgaagaagcagaggaggaTGGAACCACGAATGAGTTCTTGTCTCGATTTGTGTGGATAATGCGTGGAAAGCTCAGTGAAGTCTACCATGACTGTGATAAGAAGACAATTGATAACATGCTGTTAATCATTGTTGGAAAGGTTCTATCAGAAATGGAGAAGGGTGGCCTCGAGCAAATGCTTGGTATGGCAGTGGCTACCCCATCTCAGGACTTCAGTGAGGATCTCTGGAGGACAGTCTGGGAGGTTAGCAATGATGTCTTAAATGACATGCAGATGGcaatgaagaaggaaaaaatgaaagGGTTTCTTCAATCTGAAGAAGTAAAGGAAATGTGTAGATTTGCAGGTGAAGTGGGTATTCGTGGGGAGATGCTGAGAGAGCTGCGCTTCAAGTGGGCTCGTGAGAAAATGGAGGAGAGTGAATTCTACCAGAGTTTGGAGCATCTTTGCAAGGAAGAAGCCCAGgaccaaaaagaagaagatgaaacaaTTCAGAAGAAAACTGAAACCATGGATGAAGTGGCTGTTGGGAATGATTTTGTTGTGGATCAAGAGAAATCTAAGGTTGTTTCCTTACCAAGGAGACATGggaagataaaatacaagattTACGGTCTTGATCTCTCCGATGCAAAGTGGGCTGAGGTGGCTGATAAAATACACGAGACTGGGGAGATTCTCTGGCCTCAGGAGCCTAAACCAATTTCTGGGAAATGCAAACTGGTTACTGAAAGAATTCTTTCATTAAAGGAGGAGGATGACCCTGCTCCACTGTTGGCTGAATGGGTAGAGCATCTCCAGCCTAACAGGACTGACTGGATTTGTTTGCTTGATagattgaaagaaaagaatgtcCGGCTACACTTAAAG GTTGCAGAGCTTGTTCTTGGAGAAGAATCTTTTCAAACTAACATCCGTGACTACTCAAAGCTCATTGAGGCTCATGCTAACGAGAACCATTTAGAAGATGCTGAAAGGATTCTCAAGAAGATGAATGAAAAAGGCATCCTGCCTGACGCGATCACATTCACTGTATTGGTTCACATGTATAGCAAGGCAGGTAATCTTGAACGAGCAAAAGAGGCATTTGAAAACTTGAGGAGCCAAGGCTTTCGAGCTGACATGAGGGTTTACAACCATATGATAATGGCATATGTCAATGCTGGGCAACCCAAACTGGGTGAGTCGTTGATGAGAGAGATGGAGGCAAGGAATATGAAACCTACAAGGGAGATTTATATGGCATTGCTTCGTTCATTTTCCAAGCATGGTGATGTTGGTGGAGCCCAACGAATTGCAACCACAATGCAGTTTGGGGGGTTCCAGCCTAGTATGGAGTCGTGTACATTGCTTGTCGAAGCATTTGGGCAAGCAGGTGACCCCGATCAGGCAAGAAGCAACTTTGACTACATGATAAAACTTGGTCACAAGCCTGATGATAGGTGCATTGCTAGTATGATTGCAGCTTATGAGAAGAAGAACTTGTTGGACAAGGCATTAAATCTTCTGCTGGAGCTTGAGAAGGACGGACATGAGCTGGGGGTAGCTACTTATAGTGTTCTGGTGGATTGGATGGGAAAACTGCAGCTGATTGATGAAGCCGAGTACCTATTGGGCAGGATTTCCGAGCAAGGGGAGTCTCCTCCATTTAATGTTCACATAAGCCTTTGTGATATGTACTCAAGGGCAGGAGATAAGAAAAAGGCTCTTAAAGCCCTGGGTGTTGTTGAGGCGAGGAAGGAACAGTTGTGCCAAGAGGAGTTTGAAAGGGTTATAAATGGGCTTATAGTTGGTGGATTTGTCCAGGATGCTCGAAGGATACATGAAGTAATGGAGACGCGGGGTTTTGCAGCTTCAGAGCCGCTTAAAGTAGCCTTGATGGCATCCCAAGTCATAGGCCGCAAGAGACAACCAATGAG CATCCAGAAAACAACGTACAGGCATCTGTTTGGTGGCAGAGAATATGAAAGAGCAAGTAAAACCTGTTAG